The sequence CTGTCTAATGAATGGTCATGTTTTGGTAACCTTGCCACCTCCTAGAAATCCGGTACAGTGGATTTCCAGCTCCTGTTGTTTGTATTGGTGACATTACAGCTCTTACTCTCCTATTACCAGCCAGAGAAAGTGGCTGTGGGATTTGTACCTGGTGTGAACCCCTTTCTCTTTACTTAGGGCCTGCTGTCCTTTCTAAGTGCCCCACTGATTGGTGCTCTCTCTGATGTCTGGGGCAGGAAATCCTTCCTTCTCCTCACTGTGTTCTTCACGTGTGCACCAATACCTCTCATGAAGATCAGCCCATGGTGAGTCTATGCTTGGAATGGAGATGATGTGCGGGTGCAATGATATGGGAGGGATCCATCCAGAAGATGAGTGAGAGTGTCAAAGAGGAATCTGGAGGTGTAGTCACTTGAGATGGTGGAGTTAGGAGGATCTGAAGGTGCAGTGACTGTGGAGGAGGTTGAAAGTGCTTGTATGATGAAGAGAAGGAGCCTGAAGAGGGAGCCTTTCCTTGACCCAGAGCGTATTCCTTCACACACCACTGGATTCCAACTCCAGTCCAAAAGAAATGCCTTCTCCTACTGTTTGCTTTCCACTACTAAAAACTGCATTGGTGTTGCATTGCATTAATGTTCCCTTCCTGTGTGGGATGCTACCAGACATGGGTCTAGGCTGGGTTTTTAAGCCATGAAATGTTAACCGGAATGGAAGCCCAATGGCATTTCTCAGCACTTCAGGAAGAAGTGAAATGAATTGAAGCAGGAGTGTGATGAAGAGACTGTAGTTCAGCAGCATTAGGCTCTTGTTTTTTTTCATGTGGTTTCCTCTAACTCTGCCCCTGGGAACATCTCTTTCAGGTGGTATTTTGCTGTCATTTCCATGTCTGGAGTCTTTGCTGTCACCTTCTCTGTGATTTTTGCCTATGTTGCTGATATCACACAGGAACATGAACGCAGTACAGCTTATGGCTTGGTAAGGATCATTAGTTGATTCCCCCTAAGAGATACTCCAGTGCTCCAGAATTCAGAGAGTTGGAAAGGTGGGGTGTGGGACCATCTTAAGAGTGGCCTCCCCATGGGTATTGCACACAGGACTTCTGCATTCCTGTCAATCCACTGTGTCCATTGCTGGTTCCATTCCTGACTCCAAATGGAGCAAGGTGTTTAGAAACCAACTGCAGAACTTGGTGCAGTGAAATCTGGAATCCAGCTGTATTGTCACTTACAGTCCTTTCTCCAGCCTGTGGCACTACACTACGCTGGCTTCCATGCAAACACAAATAGAACAGTGGCTGTGCACCTGTGGCTTCTGCTGAACTATTCTCGCATAGTGTTATAAAAGGATTACTGAAAACACCTTAAGTATTGGTTGAGAGGCCTCTGGTCATCACCCACTGTCATGACCTAACCTCAACTCTACCAGGGGGGAAATACCATATTTCTGTATTCCACGATTCTGGAACACCTGCCCCTATAGTTTGGCTACTGTATAGGTGATGGAGTTGATGGCCTTGGATGACTCTGGGAAAGAGAGTAGGCTCTGGCCAAAAGATGCTACTACTAACATTTGTATTATGCTGCAGGTGTCAGCCACTTTTGCAGCCAGCCTGGTCACAAGTCCGGCAATTGGTGCGTACCTGTCCCAAGCCTATGGTGATACACTGGTGGTAGTGCTGGCTTCAGGGGTTGCTCTACTGGATATTGGCTTCATTCTGCTGGCTGTGCCAGAATCTCTGCCGGAGGAGATGCGCCCTGTGTCCTGGGGAGCTCCCATCTCTTGGGAACAGGCAGATCCTTTTGCTGTAAGTAGTTTGCTACTGGCAACTTTTCACTGCAATTTAACTTCTAGATCTATTTCCCCAATTCCATGTTGGTTTTTCTAACAGGAGAGTAAAGATAAAAAAAGGAATCATTTTGCAAGGGGCAAAGGATGTGAATTTAGACATAATTGTATCAGGTGCAAGGATGATGATGTCTGGCTGTATCTTTATTCAGTGCTGGGTAATGGGTTCTGAGTGGCTACGTAGTGTCTAAAAACAGCTTCCAGTGTCCCTGAAGAAAGTTCATCATCTTTTGGTGGCAGTAACTGATGGTGTGAGTGCAactcctattgctttgcagttgCACTCTGCATAGCCATGCGAAAGACCTAGCATGTTGCTGCTTCTGTTATCATGGGGGAGTGCTggttgggtccctgaaaagggttATCTTGCTCATTTGCTTCTCACCTTCGTCTCACTTAGGAGTCACTACCCATATTAATGTTCCAAGGAGAGCCAGAATTACAGAAATCTAGCTGGATTCTCTGCGATGCTCTGCATTAGCAGGGTGAAGTTTCCCACAGCTGGgaagctcttcaaggcagaaaCAATTTGGTGCCAGGCTGACTGATCTGTCATACAGATATGTCCCACTGATGTGCAGAAATTCTGTTGCAGAACAAGTCCTTCCAGGGTGCCCAGTGTACTAAGTAACTCTTTGTATTGGACTCATATCAGAGGGAGCCTAATGGTCCTGTTTGTTTCTCCAGTCTCTCCGCAAAGTGGGCCAGGATTCTACTGTGCTTCTCATCTGCATTACTGTCTTTCTTTCCTACCTTCCTGAAGCCGGCCAGTACTCCAGCTTCTTTTTGTACCTACGACAGGTCAGTCATTGGAGTTAGACTAAGATTCAGGTTTGGAAATCAAAGGTTTGTAGTGTGTGTTGTAGTCtcatgaatttgttttatttccttcctgACTTTGCAGTATGGGGCAGCAGCTTTTGCCCAGTGATCATGAGCTGGGGGAATTTGCCACTGCTGGCTAGAAGCTCTTTCTCAATGAGGGTGAAACAGTACCAGTAACCTGCTTCCTCTCTGTTAGAAAACGTAGGATCCCCATGAATGCTGGTTAACTGCACAGCCCTTATGTGCCTTGTGAATGCAGTCCCCAGACTAATCACTGGCCACCTGCCCTGGACTCTGTGCTTACCCCACTGTGTCACCTTCTTCAGGCACTTGGGACAGCGTATCCATTCACTCAGTTACTTCTTTAGCCCATGGAAACCTCTTCCATCTTGTCACTGGAGAGGCTTTAATGTTCACTTTCCCATGAGGTGGGGGAGGGTGAAATTGTGTAATGCTCAAGCTACTGATATGTAGTATCAGTAAGCACTAGAGATAGCTCTCATGGCGTGGCTTTTCTCAGGTACAACACAAAGCCCTTTGCCTGAATAATGTCCCCTTCTGATGTCTTTGCAGGTCATTGGATTTTCCTCAGAGACTGTGGCAGCCTTTATTGGTGTGGTTGGAATCCTCTCCATATTGGCTCAGGTGAGAACCCATTCTCTGGGTACTACTTTCAGACCCATTGGTTATGAGAATGCACAAAAATTGATGACCTTGAGGATTGGATTGGCAACTGCCAGAATCCTTTTATGAAGCCTTATCAATGTGTTACTAGCTGCAGGGCAGCCTCAGGGCCTGACAAATCTGGCAGTGAGGAGAGCTGTCTCCTCTTTCTTCATCACTCTCTTGTCCAGTGTAGttgcctcctttctccccactgtAGTTTGATAACATCATCTCATTTTCTCTTTCCAGACAGTAGTGTTGGGGATTCTTATGCGTTCAATAGGAAACAAAAATACCATCCTCTTGGGCTTAGGCTTCCAGATTCTACAGCTTGCCTGGTACGGCTTTGGATCACAGCCTTGGTAAGAGTGGGTCAGCATTATTAAATAAACAGTTGGCACATTTCTCATCCCTCCCCTCTTTAGGGAGCTGTTTGTGCCCAGTGCAGTTGTGCAATGTTCTCCATTTGGCCACCAGGGAGAGAGATTTGTCTGCTCTTCCGGCCTTAGTTTGCAGTACTCTTT comes from Gopherus flavomarginatus isolate rGopFla2 chromosome 24, rGopFla2.mat.asm, whole genome shotgun sequence and encodes:
- the LOC127040232 gene encoding hippocampus abundant transcript 1 protein-like — protein: MTGEKKKKKRLNRSVLLAKKIIIRDGASRQGIGEPSVYHAVVVIFLEFFAWGLLTTPMLTVLHRTFPQHTFLMNGLIHGVKGLLSFLSAPLIGALSDVWGRKSFLLLTVFFTCAPIPLMKISPWWYFAVISMSGVFAVTFSVIFAYVADITQEHERSTAYGLVSATFAASLVTSPAIGAYLSQAYGDTLVVVLASGVALLDIGFILLAVPESLPEEMRPVSWGAPISWEQADPFASLRKVGQDSTVLLICITVFLSYLPEAGQYSSFFLYLRQVIGFSSETVAAFIGVVGILSILAQTVVLGILMRSIGNKNTILLGLGFQILQLAWYGFGSQPWMMWAAGAVAAMSSITFPAISAMVSRNADPDQQGVVQGMITGIRGLCNGLGPALYGFVFYLFHVELNEMAEVEPLGKATKVMVNPTDESSIIPGPPFLFGACSVLLSLLVALFIPEHNLALRSGSHKKHSNGAQTHTHSPQAGGSDGKEPLLEDSSV